The DNA sequence CGCGAGCGGATGGACCTCAGCGGCATCAGCCTGATGCTCAAGGGCCTGGTCGGGCTGGCGGTGTTGATTCTTGCCGTCCGGCTGACGGGGAACGTGCCGATCGGCGTCGCCACGATGGCACTGTCCGGGTATGCGATCTACCAGCTCTACGACATGCGGCGTGCACATGGACTGGTGCGCCGCGACCCGGACGGCGAATCCACACGCCTGTCGCCGCGCTTCCACTGGCCGGTCGTTCAAAGGCTGACTGTCGTGGCGTTTCCGTTGGGGATCGTCATGGCGTTGATCACGCTCCAGGCCAACATCCCCCGATATTTCCTTCAACTCTTCGCCGGCAGCGCGGCCTTGGGTTACTTCGGCGCCATCGTTTATCCCATGATGGCCGGGATCATGGTCACGACAGCGCTGGGGCAGGCGGCCTCGCCCCGGCTCGCGGTACATTACTTGAGCGACCGCACCGCGTTCTTGCGATTGCTTGTCCGCATGTGCGCCTTGTCTGCGGCACTCGGCGTTTTGCTGATTCTCGGCGTGCTGGTGGCGGGCGACTGGGTACTCTGGCTCATCTACGGCCCAGACTACACGGCCTACCACGCCGAATTTCTCGTGGTTTCCATCGCCATGGCCGTGCAGCTTGTGGGCAGCTGCTTGGGATTTGGGCTGACTGCCGCGCGTCATTTCCGGTCACAAGCCGTGCTGAGCGCCTTGGCGTGCCTGGTAACGACGATTGCCTCGCTCGCGCTCATTCCCGATCGCGGCGTGATGGGCGCCGCCTGGGCCGTCGTGGCCACCTCCCTGTCCATGACCGTGGGATTCGCCTTTGTGATTGTCTTCGCCCTCCGCCGCCCAGCATTGCCGTTGGCTCCCGGTCCCGGTTCAGCCTCCAACGCTGAGCCCCATGACCTGTTTCAGTAATTTGCCCGCCGCAATCAGAGCGTTCGCCAAGGAGTTCCGTCATTGCGAATTCTCGAATGCCGTTTGCGACTCCTCAGTGCGTCAAATGGCGCAAATACAGCGCGGGTGGACGCATGCCGTTTCTTCGCGTCGAGTGACCGCGGCCGGCTTGTTAGCGTCCGCCATCACCCCGTTACC is a window from the Phycisphaerae bacterium genome containing:
- a CDS encoding oligosaccharide flippase family protein, with the protein product MDPDANAARSSTASPEVAGRDMFSRGGGMQLGGTGLSLAANFRWMFAGNIVNALCQWGMLAALARLADKASVGHFVLGMSIAAPILALTMLQLRSVLVTDARDEYAFADYFGNRILWTAAALVAIVAIAVPASPDASALWIVIFVGVARCSESLSDIVRGLFQRRERMDLSGISLMLKGLVGLAVLILAVRLTGNVPIGVATMALSGYAIYQLYDMRRAHGLVRRDPDGESTRLSPRFHWPVVQRLTVVAFPLGIVMALITLQANIPRYFLQLFAGSAALGYFGAIVYPMMAGIMVTTALGQAASPRLAVHYLSDRTAFLRLLVRMCALSAALGVLLILGVLVAGDWVLWLIYGPDYTAYHAEFLVVSIAMAVQLVGSCLGFGLTAARHFRSQAVLSALACLVTTIASLALIPDRGVMGAAWAVVATSLSMTVGFAFVIVFALRRPALPLAPGPGSASNAEPHDLFQ